One segment of Amycolatopsis alba DSM 44262 DNA contains the following:
- a CDS encoding alpha/beta fold hydrolase, producing the protein MDNVVFDRAGKGEPLVLIHGVGHRRQAWSPVLSLLTPHRDVITVDLPGFGESAPHSDGYGVEAVVEMFGRFFRELGLGKPHVAGNSLGGLLSLALGEAGLVRSVTALSPAGLWTPRQQRYALSMLRTHRLLAERIPERTARRLAATPAGRSMLTGMIVGRPDRLTTQVVMEDIRALAGCPGFRPTLEQARGGFRFDGVVKDVPVTIAWAERDRILARPKAAELRRIAPEAELLVLRGCGHVPMNDEPEMVARVLLDGSSSAM; encoded by the coding sequence ATGGACAACGTCGTCTTCGACCGCGCGGGCAAGGGCGAGCCGCTGGTGCTGATCCACGGGGTCGGCCACCGCCGTCAGGCCTGGTCGCCTGTGCTTTCGCTGCTCACCCCGCACCGCGACGTCATCACCGTCGACCTGCCCGGCTTCGGCGAATCGGCGCCGCACTCGGACGGCTACGGCGTCGAAGCCGTCGTCGAGATGTTCGGGCGGTTCTTCCGCGAACTCGGCCTCGGCAAGCCGCACGTCGCGGGCAACTCGCTCGGCGGGCTGCTCTCGCTCGCGCTTGGGGAAGCGGGGCTCGTCCGCAGCGTGACGGCGTTGTCCCCGGCCGGGCTGTGGACGCCGCGGCAGCAGCGGTACGCGCTGAGCATGCTGCGCACCCACCGCCTGCTCGCCGAGCGGATCCCCGAGCGCACCGCGCGGCGGCTCGCCGCGACCCCGGCCGGCCGGTCGATGCTGACCGGGATGATCGTCGGCCGCCCGGACCGGCTCACCACGCAGGTCGTCATGGAGGACATCCGGGCGCTCGCGGGCTGCCCCGGCTTCCGGCCGACGCTGGAGCAGGCGCGTGGCGGCTTCCGTTTCGACGGCGTCGTCAAGGACGTGCCGGTGACCATCGCGTGGGCGGAACGCGACCGCATCCTCGCCCGCCCGAAGGCCGCCGAGCTGCGCCGGATCGCGCCTGAGGCGGAGCTGCTGGTGCTGCGCGGCTGCGGGCACGTGCCGATGAACGACGAGCCCGAGATGGTCGCGCGGGTGCTGCTGGACGGCAGCTCAAGCGCCATGTGA
- a CDS encoding GNAT family N-acetyltransferase has product MLLVRRLTPEDLDAFREVRLRALTDTPENYGSIAAAERAQSDDEWLAKLAGDAWFAAFDDGRAVGLVAGRARDGDWILYSMWVSAEARGQGLGTKLVGAVRTAAEEDGASEVWLHVAEDNDRARRLYLKFGFIATGEVEPMPNDVTRRRERLYLPVTAGSSK; this is encoded by the coding sequence ATGCTGCTCGTTCGACGGCTCACCCCCGAAGACCTCGACGCCTTCCGTGAGGTCCGCCTGCGCGCCCTGACGGACACCCCCGAGAACTACGGCTCGATCGCCGCGGCCGAACGGGCGCAGTCCGACGACGAATGGCTCGCCAAGCTGGCCGGAGACGCCTGGTTCGCCGCCTTCGACGACGGCCGCGCGGTGGGCCTGGTCGCCGGGCGGGCACGGGACGGCGACTGGATCCTCTATTCGATGTGGGTCTCGGCCGAAGCCCGCGGCCAAGGGCTGGGCACGAAGCTGGTGGGCGCGGTGCGGACGGCCGCCGAGGAAGACGGCGCGAGTGAGGTGTGGCTGCACGTCGCGGAGGACAACGACCGGGCGCGGCGGTTGTATCTGAAGTTCGGGTTCATCGCGACGGGCGAAGTCGAGCCGATGCCGAACGACGTCACCCGGCGCCGGGAACGTCTTTATTTACCTGTTACCGCCGGTAGCAGTAAATAG
- a CDS encoding VanZ family protein yields the protein MTNAQVTALQYGLIGFFALWATVLIPQLIVLHSRGRVRLRPVLTMAAVLLYATMTLAVTFLPLPGPGTKRLSQTVQLHPFQWITDIHTELLKHGLPVSDWFTTQTFQQATMNVLLFVPLGFFARTLWKRGLIGTTLIGLAASLLIEITQLTANFGTAPYVYRIFDVDDLLNNTGGAMLGWIAGALLLSLVRKPVPSMVEMQPLRRERIDLAQVR from the coding sequence ATGACGAACGCACAGGTCACCGCCCTGCAGTACGGCTTGATCGGCTTCTTCGCGCTCTGGGCGACGGTGCTGATCCCGCAGCTGATCGTCCTGCACTCGCGTGGCCGGGTGCGCCTTCGTCCCGTCCTGACCATGGCCGCCGTGCTGCTCTACGCGACGATGACGCTGGCGGTGACCTTCCTGCCGCTGCCCGGCCCCGGCACCAAACGGCTGAGCCAGACCGTGCAGCTGCACCCGTTCCAGTGGATCACCGACATCCACACCGAACTGCTCAAGCACGGGCTGCCGGTGTCCGACTGGTTCACCACCCAGACGTTCCAGCAGGCCACCATGAACGTGCTGCTGTTCGTCCCGCTCGGTTTCTTCGCCAGGACGCTGTGGAAGCGCGGCCTGATCGGCACGACGCTGATCGGTCTCGCCGCTTCGCTGCTGATCGAGATCACGCAGCTGACCGCGAACTTCGGCACCGCGCCCTACGTCTACCGGATCTTCGACGTCGACGACCTGCTCAACAACACCGGCGGCGCGATGCTCGGCTGGATCGCCGGGGCCCTGCTGCTCAGCCTCGTGCGGAAGCCTGTTCCCTCAATGGTCGAGATGCAGCCGCTGCGCCGCGAGCGGATCGACCTCGCCCAGGTTCGCTAG
- the mug gene encoding G/U mismatch-specific DNA glycosylase, whose protein sequence is MRTKPTKDELAAAYGRTIDDVIAPDLDVLFCGINPGLYSGALGLHFARPGNRFWPALYRGGFTPRLFDPSEQDELLGLGLGITNVVARTTARADELTPDEFREGGRLLTARVAEYRPRWLAVVGITAYRTAFGLPKAKIGPQDGEIAGARVWVLPNPSGLNAHWTPATLGDEFGRLRAEVHSE, encoded by the coding sequence GTGAGGACGAAACCGACCAAGGACGAGCTGGCCGCCGCGTACGGCAGGACCATCGACGACGTCATCGCGCCGGATCTGGACGTGCTGTTCTGCGGGATCAACCCTGGTCTCTACTCCGGCGCCCTCGGCCTGCATTTCGCCAGGCCGGGGAACCGGTTCTGGCCCGCGCTGTACCGCGGCGGTTTCACCCCGCGCCTGTTCGACCCGAGCGAGCAGGACGAGCTGCTCGGCCTCGGCCTCGGCATCACCAACGTCGTCGCGAGGACGACGGCGCGGGCCGACGAGCTGACGCCGGACGAGTTCCGCGAGGGCGGGCGGCTTCTCACGGCGAGGGTCGCCGAATACCGGCCACGCTGGCTCGCCGTGGTCGGGATCACCGCCTACCGGACCGCGTTCGGCCTGCCGAAGGCGAAGATCGGCCCGCAGGACGGCGAGATCGCCGGCGCACGGGTCTGGGTCCTGCCGAATCCCAGCGGGCTGAACGCGCATTGGACGCCCGCGACGCTCGGGGACGAATTCGGGCGCCTTCGCGCCGAAGTCCACTCTGAGTAG
- a CDS encoding response regulator transcription factor, whose translation MRGIEPNRTQAGRPGGLSPGGRGLGVAAVDPIPIFCEGLSSLVHRTPGLQWLGHAASHHAALQLCEQLKPDVIVLDSALDPNCHLSRLLSNGDPALVIITMIRDTNRTQQYLAAAIAAGVHAIVPRATDGRHLTEAIRRAHSDRRYIDPTLAALTARPKRQPVLPKPGDAPKPATARGLMPLSRREYQVLQLVAEGLENSGIAKILFLSVETVRTHVKSILRKLSARDRTHAVTIAFRSGILVTNPDDAHSPAEPSSATSIAPSPR comes from the coding sequence ATGCGAGGCATCGAGCCGAACCGAACGCAGGCCGGCAGGCCTGGCGGACTGTCACCAGGTGGCCGTGGCCTCGGCGTGGCCGCCGTCGATCCGATCCCGATCTTCTGCGAGGGCCTGAGTTCACTGGTCCACCGCACACCGGGACTGCAATGGCTCGGGCACGCGGCGAGCCATCACGCCGCGCTCCAGCTGTGCGAACAGCTCAAACCGGACGTCATCGTGCTGGATTCGGCGCTCGACCCGAACTGCCACCTGTCCCGGCTGCTCAGCAACGGCGATCCGGCACTGGTCATCATCACGATGATCAGGGACACGAACCGCACTCAGCAGTACCTCGCCGCGGCCATCGCGGCAGGCGTGCACGCGATCGTGCCGCGGGCGACCGACGGACGGCATCTGACCGAGGCGATCCGGCGCGCGCACAGTGACCGTCGCTACATCGACCCGACGCTGGCGGCGTTGACGGCGCGGCCGAAGCGCCAGCCCGTGCTCCCGAAACCGGGTGACGCCCCCAAACCGGCGACCGCGCGCGGCCTGATGCCGCTGTCGCGTCGCGAGTACCAGGTCCTGCAACTGGTCGCCGAGGGACTGGAGAACTCCGGGATCGCGAAGATCCTGTTCCTGTCGGTGGAAACCGTCCGGACCCACGTCAAGAGCATCTTGCGCAAGCTTTCGGCCCGCGACCGGACACACGCCGTGACGATCGCGTTCCGATCCGGCATCCTGGTCACGAACCCCGACGACGCGCACAGCCCGGCCGAGCCGTCTTCGGCCACTTCGATCGCGCCGTCACCTCGCTGA
- a CDS encoding acyl-CoA dehydrogenase: MGHYKSNVRDLEFNLFEVLGVQDRLGKGVLAESDEETARGVLTELNKLASGPLADSYADADRNPPVYDPKTFSVKIPESFKKSYQALMDGEWWRLGLPNELGGFGLPPTVQWAAAELILGANAPLFMYMAGPSFAGIVDKNGTEEQKRWAQVMIDRGWGATMVLTEPDAGSDVGAGRAKAVKQEDGSWHIDGVKRFITSAENDMVENIMHLVLARPEGPGVETKAGTKGLSLFLVPKFHFDGETGELGERNGAFVTNVEHKMGIKASTTCELTFGQHGTPAKGWLLGEVHDGIAQMFQVIEYARMMVGTKAIATLSTGYLNALEYAKERVQGADLPNMLNKAAPRVTITHHPDVRRSLMLQKAYAEGLRAVYLYTATFQDQVWTGEGDEASQKIAHGVNDLLLPIVKGVGSERATEQLVQSLQTLGGSGFLQDYPIEQYIRDAKIDSLYEGTTAIQSLDFFFRKIVRDKGASLAYVAGEITKTIESEIGNGRLKNERGLLKQALEDTQGMLGSLIGYLTSSQEDPQNINKVGQHTVRLLMSVGDLLIGWQLIKHAEVAIGKLDAGASAKDTPFYEGKLAVASFFAKSVLPELTSRRAIVEAADNSLMEIPEAAF, from the coding sequence ATGGGCCACTACAAGAGCAACGTCCGAGACCTGGAGTTCAACCTCTTCGAGGTCCTCGGCGTGCAGGACCGCCTCGGCAAGGGCGTCCTCGCGGAATCCGACGAGGAGACCGCCCGCGGCGTGCTGACGGAGCTGAACAAGCTCGCTTCCGGTCCCCTCGCCGATTCGTACGCCGACGCGGACCGCAACCCGCCGGTATACGACCCGAAGACCTTCTCGGTGAAGATCCCCGAGTCGTTCAAGAAGAGCTACCAGGCGCTGATGGACGGCGAATGGTGGCGGCTGGGCCTGCCGAACGAGCTGGGCGGCTTCGGTCTGCCCCCGACCGTGCAGTGGGCCGCGGCCGAGCTGATCCTCGGCGCCAACGCGCCGCTGTTCATGTACATGGCGGGCCCGAGCTTCGCCGGGATCGTCGACAAGAACGGCACCGAAGAGCAGAAGCGCTGGGCGCAGGTCATGATCGACCGCGGCTGGGGCGCCACGATGGTGCTCACCGAGCCCGACGCCGGTTCCGACGTCGGCGCCGGCCGCGCCAAGGCCGTCAAGCAGGAGGACGGCTCCTGGCACATCGACGGCGTGAAGCGGTTCATCACCTCGGCCGAGAACGACATGGTCGAGAACATCATGCACCTGGTGCTGGCCCGTCCCGAGGGCCCCGGCGTCGAGACCAAGGCGGGCACCAAGGGCCTGTCGCTGTTCCTCGTGCCGAAGTTCCACTTCGACGGCGAGACCGGTGAGCTGGGCGAGCGCAACGGCGCCTTCGTCACCAATGTCGAGCACAAGATGGGCATCAAGGCCTCCACCACCTGCGAGCTGACCTTCGGCCAGCACGGCACCCCCGCCAAGGGCTGGCTGCTCGGCGAGGTGCACGACGGCATCGCGCAGATGTTCCAGGTCATCGAGTACGCCCGCATGATGGTCGGCACGAAGGCCATCGCGACGCTGTCGACCGGCTACCTCAACGCGCTCGAGTACGCCAAGGAGCGTGTCCAGGGCGCCGACCTGCCGAACATGCTGAACAAGGCGGCGCCGCGCGTCACCATCACCCACCACCCGGACGTCCGCCGCTCGCTGATGCTGCAGAAGGCGTACGCCGAGGGCCTCCGCGCGGTGTACCTCTACACGGCGACCTTCCAGGACCAGGTGTGGACCGGCGAGGGCGACGAGGCCTCGCAGAAGATCGCGCACGGCGTCAACGACCTGCTGCTGCCGATCGTCAAGGGCGTCGGCTCCGAGCGCGCGACCGAGCAGCTCGTGCAGTCGCTGCAGACCCTCGGCGGGTCGGGCTTCCTGCAGGACTACCCGATCGAGCAGTACATCCGTGACGCGAAGATCGACTCGCTGTACGAAGGCACCACGGCCATCCAGTCGCTGGACTTCTTCTTCCGCAAGATCGTCCGCGACAAGGGCGCTTCGCTGGCCTATGTCGCCGGGGAGATCACGAAGACCATCGAGTCGGAGATCGGCAACGGGCGGCTCAAGAACGAGCGCGGGCTGCTCAAGCAGGCGCTCGAGGACACCCAGGGCATGCTCGGCTCGCTGATCGGCTACCTGACCTCGTCGCAGGAAGACCCGCAGAACATCAACAAGGTCGGGCAGCACACGGTCCGCCTGCTGATGTCGGTCGGCGACCTGCTCATCGGCTGGCAGCTCATCAAGCACGCCGAGGTCGCCATCGGCAAGCTCGACGCGGGCGCGTCGGCGAAGGACACCCCGTTCTACGAGGGCAAGCTCGCCGTGGCGTCGTTCTTCGCGAAGAGCGTGCTGCCGGAGCTGACTTCGCGCCGCGCGATCGTCGAAGCAGCGGACAACAGCCTCATGGAAATCCCCGAAGCCGCGTTCTAA
- a CDS encoding GlsB/YeaQ/YmgE family stress response membrane protein, translating to MTITGIIMAIVVGLILGVLGRFFAPGKQSIPIWLTIVVGIIAAFVGTAIARGLGYADTKGFDWLELITQIVIAGIGVTLAANLYGRRGVTR from the coding sequence ATGACAATCACCGGCATCATCATGGCGATCGTGGTCGGTTTGATCCTCGGGGTTCTCGGCAGGTTCTTCGCGCCCGGAAAGCAGTCCATCCCGATCTGGCTCACGATCGTCGTCGGCATCATCGCCGCCTTCGTCGGCACCGCGATCGCCCGCGGGCTCGGCTACGCGGACACCAAGGGCTTCGACTGGCTCGAACTGATCACCCAGATCGTCATCGCCGGCATCGGGGTCACCCTGGCCGCGAACCTCTACGGACGCCGCGGTGTCACCCGGTAA
- a CDS encoding GlsB/YeaQ/YmgE family stress response membrane protein translates to MLGGLWGIITTIVVGLILGVIGRMLASGDQKIPMWLTIVVGIIAAFIGNWLAGVFGVRDTSGIDWIRHAFQVGAAVVGVIAASAIYAKVKGGHHAAT, encoded by the coding sequence ATGTTGGGTGGCCTTTGGGGCATCATCACCACGATCGTGGTCGGCCTGATCCTCGGCGTCATCGGCCGGATGCTCGCGTCCGGTGACCAGAAGATCCCGATGTGGCTGACGATCGTCGTCGGCATCATCGCCGCCTTCATCGGCAACTGGCTGGCCGGCGTGTTCGGCGTCCGGGACACCTCGGGCATCGACTGGATCCGGCACGCCTTCCAGGTCGGCGCGGCGGTCGTCGGCGTGATCGCCGCGTCCGCGATCTACGCGAAGGTCAAGGGCGGGCACCACGCCGCGACCTGA
- a CDS encoding leucine-rich repeat domain-containing protein: protein MTTRLELSGQGLTTLSGVPLPASLEYLDLYDNRLTSVPGGLWSLTGLRVLNLATNRLSTIPSSIGALRQLHTLDLGHNELSTLPDEIGELSGLTEYLYVSDNKLTEFPVALCSLGRLKYLGCTDNRIATLPDDLSGLASLREFRLYGNGLTEIPESMGTLSALRELHLRKNRLTSLPSSLGDLSELRQLDLRENRLTSLPSSLTQLSKLDKLDLRWNKDFREPPWLADFEARGCMVLR, encoded by the coding sequence GTGACCACTCGTCTCGAACTCAGTGGCCAGGGGCTGACCACCCTGTCCGGCGTCCCTCTTCCGGCTTCGCTCGAATACCTGGACCTCTACGACAACCGGCTGACGTCCGTTCCCGGCGGCCTGTGGTCGCTCACCGGTCTCCGGGTGCTGAACCTGGCCACCAACCGGCTGAGCACCATCCCGTCTTCGATCGGCGCCCTGCGGCAGCTGCACACGCTTGACCTGGGGCACAACGAGCTTTCGACGCTGCCGGACGAAATCGGCGAGCTTTCCGGGCTGACGGAATACCTCTACGTGAGCGACAACAAGCTGACCGAGTTCCCGGTCGCGCTGTGCTCGCTCGGACGGCTGAAGTACCTGGGGTGCACGGACAATCGCATCGCCACGCTCCCGGACGACCTTTCCGGACTGGCCTCGCTGCGCGAGTTTCGCCTGTATGGCAACGGGTTGACCGAAATCCCAGAGTCGATGGGAACGCTTTCCGCGTTGCGCGAGCTGCATCTGCGGAAGAACCGGCTGACGTCGTTGCCGTCCTCGCTCGGGGACCTGAGCGAGTTACGCCAGCTGGACCTGCGCGAGAACCGACTCACTTCGCTGCCGTCTTCGCTCACCCAGCTGTCCAAATTGGACAAACTGGATCTGCGATGGAACAAGGACTTCCGGGAGCCGCCGTGGCTCGCGGACTTCGAGGCCCGCGGTTGCATGGTGCTGCGGTGA
- a CDS encoding VanW family protein translates to MARDDHDESGTDLFTDELLAEPQNDEGLVDELFEGDRVVHPPPTPASKFRKGLGKAVMAAGVLMGLFVLAYAVDLIVSAGDVPRGVTVAGIDVGGLTHKEAESKLRRELEPKLIEPVRVRAGDVRTVLYPTSSGLGLDWPQTLGRAGHQPLSPYTRLMSFFTSREVGVVTWTDAPKLEKAVSDLAAAQVNRPPIEGNITFRPLAGTDGGVAAAAVEPRAGQALADVKAAVTTVTDGWLGDGGVELKVDVTPVKATSQGVQAALGKIVLPAVAKPLLIRGEGKDATLKPDAIAGSFQFAARDDGNLEVRIDQGKLRAAAQPQLKETETDGADAQIVFVGDRPAVQPSKDARKVNWDLTFSALTSALAKSEDRELKAVYDASSPAVSTDAANVLGINEVIGEFTTSGLSGPAMTNAQALATRVSGAIVKPNETFSLGARSGARTADAGYVPAPSNEDGTGPVVVGGGVSQLATTLYNAAYLAGLADGGHLEHDHYLDRYPVARDVKAINEDGSPVEMQIVNDAPTGIAIQVIPANGSVTVRIWGTKRFSVQSVGGDRHSYVPQPVRIGSGPGCVPDPGAAGFSTSDTRVLVDVVTGTEVRRETRNATYSPRAAVICT, encoded by the coding sequence TTGGCACGCGATGACCATGACGAATCGGGCACCGACCTTTTCACCGACGAACTCCTCGCCGAACCGCAGAATGACGAGGGCCTGGTAGACGAGCTCTTCGAGGGCGACAGGGTGGTCCATCCGCCGCCGACGCCCGCGTCGAAGTTCCGCAAGGGGCTCGGCAAGGCCGTCATGGCCGCCGGAGTGCTCATGGGCCTGTTCGTACTCGCGTACGCGGTCGACCTGATCGTCAGCGCGGGGGACGTCCCGCGCGGCGTCACCGTCGCGGGGATCGACGTCGGCGGCCTCACGCACAAGGAGGCCGAGTCGAAGCTTCGCCGTGAGCTGGAGCCGAAGCTGATCGAGCCGGTGCGGGTCCGGGCGGGCGATGTCCGCACGGTCCTGTACCCCACGTCGTCCGGTCTCGGCCTGGACTGGCCGCAGACGCTGGGCCGCGCCGGTCACCAGCCGCTGAGCCCGTACACGCGGTTGATGTCGTTCTTCACCAGCCGCGAGGTCGGCGTCGTCACCTGGACCGACGCGCCGAAGCTCGAAAAGGCCGTCTCCGACCTCGCTGCCGCGCAGGTGAACCGTCCGCCGATCGAAGGGAACATCACCTTCCGGCCGCTCGCGGGCACCGACGGCGGGGTCGCCGCGGCCGCGGTCGAACCGCGGGCCGGTCAGGCACTCGCCGACGTCAAGGCCGCGGTCACCACGGTCACCGACGGCTGGCTGGGCGACGGCGGGGTCGAGCTGAAGGTGGACGTCACGCCGGTGAAGGCGACTTCGCAGGGGGTGCAGGCGGCGCTCGGCAAGATCGTCCTCCCGGCGGTCGCGAAGCCGCTCCTGATCCGCGGTGAGGGCAAGGACGCGACGCTGAAACCGGACGCGATCGCGGGGTCCTTCCAGTTCGCCGCCCGCGACGACGGCAACCTCGAAGTCCGCATCGACCAGGGCAAACTCCGGGCCGCGGCACAACCGCAGCTGAAGGAGACCGAGACCGACGGCGCGGACGCGCAGATCGTCTTCGTCGGCGACAGGCCGGCGGTCCAGCCGTCGAAGGACGCGAGGAAGGTCAACTGGGACCTCACGTTCTCCGCGCTGACCTCGGCTCTCGCGAAGAGCGAGGACAGGGAGCTGAAGGCGGTCTACGACGCCAGCAGCCCGGCCGTCAGCACCGACGCGGCGAACGTGCTGGGCATCAACGAGGTCATCGGCGAGTTCACCACCTCAGGCCTGAGCGGTCCGGCGATGACGAACGCGCAGGCGCTGGCCACCAGGGTCTCCGGTGCCATCGTGAAGCCGAACGAGACGTTCAGCCTCGGCGCGCGGTCCGGGGCGAGGACGGCGGACGCGGGCTACGTCCCCGCGCCGTCGAACGAGGACGGCACCGGTCCGGTCGTGGTCGGCGGCGGTGTCTCGCAGCTCGCGACGACGCTCTACAACGCCGCGTACCTGGCGGGACTGGCCGACGGCGGGCATCTGGAACACGACCACTACCTGGACCGCTATCCGGTCGCGCGCGACGTGAAGGCGATCAACGAGGACGGTTCGCCGGTCGAGATGCAGATCGTCAACGACGCCCCGACCGGCATCGCGATCCAGGTGATCCCCGCCAACGGCTCGGTCACCGTGCGGATCTGGGGCACGAAACGCTTTTCGGTCCAGAGCGTCGGCGGCGATCGGCATTCCTACGTCCCCCAGCCGGTGCGGATCGGCTCGGGTCCCGGCTGCGTGCCGGATCCCGGTGCCGCCGGGTTCAGCACCTCGGACACCCGCGTGCTCGTCGACGTCGTCACCGGCACGGAGGTCCGCCGGGAGACCCGCAACGCGACCTACTCGCCGCGCGCCGCGGTCATCTGCACCTGA
- a CDS encoding GroES family chaperonin gives MLQDRVLVKLSPEDGERRSSGGIVIPATAQVARRLAWGDVLGVGNSVRNVKTGDRVLFNPDDQHEVEIQGEGHLVMRERDIHAVATERTEHGTGLYL, from the coding sequence ATGCTGCAGGACAGGGTGCTCGTGAAGCTGTCCCCCGAAGACGGCGAGCGCCGGAGTTCCGGCGGCATCGTCATCCCCGCCACCGCGCAAGTGGCGCGGCGGCTGGCGTGGGGTGATGTACTGGGCGTGGGCAACAGTGTGCGGAACGTCAAGACCGGCGACCGCGTGCTGTTCAACCCGGACGACCAGCACGAGGTCGAGATCCAGGGTGAAGGGCACCTGGTGATGCGGGAGCGGGACATCCACGCCGTGGCGACCGAACGGACCGAACACGGCACGGGGTTGTACCTGTAG
- a CDS encoding NHL domain-containing thioredoxin family protein translates to MRAPELAGDVWLNTGGERLTLAGLRGRVVLLDFWTSGCVNCLHVLDELRPLEAEFADVLVTIGVHSPKFLHEGEAAAIEAAVRRYEVHHPVLNDPKMATWSQYAVKAWPTLVVVDPEGYVVHVAAGEGHAEALRRVIADLVATHEAKGTLRRGGSPYVPAEEQRAELRFPSKAVTTAEGRILVADTGNHSVVEFASDGETIIRRFGSGARGAQDGPFDLATFTEPSGITLLPYEVAERAGYHAVVADTAGHRLRGIDLITGEVSTVAGTGRQWRDGVDTGKALDIDLTSPWDVAWWGPAGGIVVAMAGNHTLSVFEPVSGTIRRFAGTTVEGLRDGDVHEAFFAQTSGLTPDGQRLWLADAETSALRWIEPEGETFTVHTAVGVDLFSFGHVDGPADQALLQHPLGLAVLPGDTIAIADTYNGAVRRYDPLTRRVTTLATGLAEPSGLLVHDGELLVVESAGSRIGPVPLGEQAVAGDAHAVRRPPTVLAPGELEFSVVFTPPPGEKLDDRYGPSTRLEISASPPELLAEGAGVGTDLFRKLRFAEGVTGGVLQVVAQAASCDDGGEHPACRITRQDWGVPLRFENGGESALSLVMAGDPGK, encoded by the coding sequence GTGCGGGCGCCCGAGCTCGCCGGTGACGTGTGGCTCAACACCGGCGGTGAGCGGCTCACGCTCGCCGGGCTGCGCGGCCGCGTCGTCCTGCTGGACTTCTGGACCAGCGGCTGCGTCAACTGCCTGCACGTGCTGGACGAGCTGCGCCCGCTGGAGGCCGAGTTCGCCGACGTCCTGGTGACCATCGGCGTGCATTCGCCCAAGTTCCTGCACGAGGGTGAGGCGGCCGCGATCGAGGCGGCCGTGCGGCGCTACGAGGTGCACCACCCGGTCCTCAACGACCCGAAGATGGCCACCTGGTCGCAGTACGCGGTCAAGGCGTGGCCGACGCTGGTCGTCGTCGACCCCGAGGGTTACGTCGTCCACGTCGCCGCCGGTGAGGGGCACGCCGAGGCGCTGCGCCGGGTGATCGCCGACCTCGTCGCGACCCACGAGGCCAAGGGCACGCTGCGCCGCGGCGGCAGCCCGTACGTCCCGGCCGAGGAACAGCGCGCCGAACTGCGTTTCCCGAGCAAGGCCGTCACCACCGCCGAAGGCCGGATCCTGGTCGCCGACACCGGCAACCACTCCGTCGTCGAGTTCGCGTCCGACGGCGAGACGATCATCCGCCGCTTCGGCAGCGGTGCCCGCGGCGCGCAGGACGGGCCGTTCGACCTGGCGACCTTCACCGAGCCGTCCGGGATCACCCTGTTGCCGTACGAGGTCGCGGAGCGCGCGGGCTATCACGCCGTCGTCGCCGACACGGCCGGTCACCGCCTGCGCGGCATCGACCTGATCACCGGCGAGGTCTCCACGGTCGCCGGCACCGGCCGCCAGTGGCGCGACGGCGTCGACACCGGCAAGGCGCTCGACATCGACCTCACCAGCCCCTGGGACGTCGCCTGGTGGGGTCCCGCGGGCGGGATCGTGGTCGCCATGGCCGGCAACCACACGCTGAGCGTGTTCGAGCCGGTCTCGGGCACCATCCGCCGCTTCGCCGGTACGACGGTCGAAGGCCTGCGAGACGGCGACGTCCACGAAGCTTTCTTCGCGCAGACGTCCGGTCTCACCCCTGATGGGCAGCGGCTGTGGCTCGCGGACGCCGAGACGTCCGCGCTGCGCTGGATCGAGCCCGAGGGCGAGACGTTCACCGTGCACACCGCGGTCGGCGTCGACCTGTTCTCCTTCGGGCACGTCGACGGCCCCGCAGACCAGGCGCTTCTGCAGCATCCGCTCGGCCTCGCCGTGCTGCCCGGCGACACCATCGCGATCGCCGACACCTACAACGGCGCCGTCCGCCGCTACGACCCGCTCACCCGCCGGGTGACCACGCTGGCGACCGGCCTCGCGGAGCCGTCCGGTCTGCTGGTGCACGACGGCGAACTGCTGGTCGTCGAGTCGGCGGGCAGCCGGATCGGACCGGTGCCGCTCGGCGAGCAGGCCGTGGCCGGGGACGCGCACGCGGTCCGCCGCCCGCCGACCGTGCTGGCGCCGGGTGAACTGGAGTTCTCCGTCGTCTTCACCCCGCCGCCCGGCGAGAAGCTCGACGACCGCTACGGCCCGTCGACACGGCTGGAAATCAGCGCCTCGCCGCCCGAACTGCTCGCCGAAGGCGCGGGGGTCGGCACGGACCTGTTCCGCAAGCTCCGCTTCGCCGAGGGAGTCACCGGAGGCGTCCTGCAGGTCGTCGCGCAGGCCGCGAGCTGTGACGACGGTGGCGAGCATCCCGCCTGCCGCATCACCCGGCAGGACTGGGGAGTGCCGTTGCGGTTCGAAAACGGTGGAGAAAGCGCGCTGAGCCTGGTCATGGCGGGGGATCCGGGAAAGTAG